A DNA window from Ficedula albicollis isolate OC2 chromosome 1, FicAlb1.5, whole genome shotgun sequence contains the following coding sequences:
- the SAP18 gene encoding histone deacetylase complex subunit SAP18 — MGGARRDIRERRGKMAVESRVTQEEIKKEPEKPIDREKTCPLLLRVFTTNNGRHHRMDEFSRGNVPSSELQIYTWMDATLKELTSLVKEVYPEARKKGTHFNFAIVFTDLKRPGYRVKEIGSTMSGRKGTDDSMTLQSQKFQIGDYLDIAITPPNRAPPPSSRMRPY, encoded by the exons ATGGGCGGCGCGCGGCGCGACATCCGGGAGCGGCGCGGCAAGATGGCGGTGGAGTCGCGGGTGACGCAGGAGGAGATCAAGAAGGAGCCGGAGAAGCCGATCGACCGCGAGAAG ACGTGCCCGCTGCTGCTTCGCGTCTTCACTACCAACAATGGGCGGCACCACCGCATGGACGAGTTCTCCCGCGGCAACGTGCCTTCCAGCGAGCTGCAGATCTACACCTG GATGGATGCAACTCTGAAAGAGCTGACCAGCTTAGTGAAAGAAGTTTACCCAGAAGCACGGAAGAAGGGCACACATTTCAACTTTGCAATTGTTTTTACAGATCTCAAGAGGCCTGGCTATAG GGTGAAGGAGATCGGCAGCACCATGTCGGGCAGGAAGGGCACAGATGATTCCATGACGCTGCAGTCTCAGAAATTCCAGATAGGAGACTACTTGGATATAGCAATTACTCCTCCAAATCGTGCACCACCCCCATCAAGCCGCATGAGACCTTACTAG